A stretch of Tripterygium wilfordii isolate XIE 37 chromosome 11, ASM1340144v1, whole genome shotgun sequence DNA encodes these proteins:
- the LOC120008588 gene encoding uncharacterized protein At1g76070, producing MENKQARGHKNNILKFLPRAASAVNFYNPPFSPGRDHKTRHSDNINKFRTKGFSGPIVSIIPAESRRKIKNGDLYEAQDEPTSPKISCMGQIKHHKHKKMTKKEKKIIKPREEMESSSTLFSPKVHASKIKRIFVGLGKPPRKSEKLDRASSLSQMKQFASGRNHSSIANFDWTAKIVPDEYSDEEEEEEVIIPFSAPITVVRGVALQPRKEINLWKRRTMNPPRPLQLNSTVRAN from the coding sequence ATGGAAAACAAGCAAGCGAGAGGACACAAAAACAACATCTTGAAGTTCCTGCCGAGAGCAGCTTCTGCTGTGAATTTCTATAACCCTCCGTTCAGTCCTGGAAGAGATCACAAGACCAGACATTCTGACAACATTAACAAGTTTCGCACAAAGGGTTTTTCCGGTCCGATTGTGTCTATAATTCCCGCCGAATCTCGCCGGAAAATAAAGAATGGTGACTTGTATGAAGCACAAGATGAGCCAACTTCTCCGAAGATCTCGTGTATGGGTCAGATCAAGCACCATAAGCACAAGAAAATGacgaaaaaggagaagaagattaTCAAGCCTCGTGAAGAAATGGAGAGTAGTTCTACTCTGTTTTCTCCCAAAGTACATGCGTCGAAGATTAAGAGAATCTTCGTCGGCCTCGGAAAGCCTCCGAGGAAATCCGAAAAACTCGATAGAGCATCGTCGTTGAGTCAAATGAAGCAGTTTGCGAGTGGTCGTAATCACAGTAGtattgcaaattttgattggacGGCTAAGATTGTGCCGGATGAGTACTCcgacgaagaagaagaggaggaggtgATAATTCCATTTTCAGCTCCTATAACGGTGGTCAGAGGGGTGGCTTTGCAGCCGAGGAAAGAAATTAATTTGTGGAAGAGAAGAACCATGAACCCGCCGCGCCCTCTGCAGTTGAATTCCACGGTCAGAGCAAATTGA
- the LOC120008840 gene encoding myoneurin-like, with protein sequence MVQRKPEAAESVELGEKHKGTEDTDVSAALTIINEHCKQGTSFKNKAAQVTISFKNQADHAAEIVEQAGDSENENAQEHDSETKNGTDDSDYENWEDEHCKQGASIKKNAAQVKASFKNHAAEAAEIVDQARDSENENVEEEEGSETGNENAEKEDIDSETENGTDDSDNENWEDEHCKQDASSKNKAAHVKASLKNKAAEDYGCIHHPNLELNDLDELEAHNESCHRPLKQKCRLCCNVFRDKRQLSNHQLSNHGGKEFICINCDKKFKSELAFRGHN encoded by the exons ATGGTGCAGAGGAAGCCTGAGGCAGCTGAGAGTGTTGAGCTGGGGGAGAAACATAAGGGAACAGAAGATACTGATGTTTCTGCGGCCTTGACCATCATTAATGAGCATTG CAAGCAGGGTACTTCGTTCAAGAACAAGGCTGCTCAAGTGACGATTTCATTCAAGAACCAGGCTGATCAT GCAGCTGAGATTGTCGAGCAAGCCGGGGACTCCGAGAATGAGAATGCGCAAGAGCATGATTCAGAGACAAAGAATGGAACGGATGATTCCGATTATGAAAACTGGGAGGATGAGCATTG CAAGCAAGGTGCTTCAATCAAGAAGAATGCTGCTCAGGTGAAGGCTTCATTCAAGAACCATGCTGCTGAG GCAGCTGAGATTGTCGATCAAGCCAGGGACTCCGAGAATGAGAATGTGGAGGAAGAGGAGGGTTCTGAGACAGGGAATGAGAATGCGGAGAAAGAGGATATTGATTCAGAGACAGAGAATGGAACCGATGATTCCGATAATGAAAACTGGGAGGATGAGCATTG CAAGCAGGATGCTTCATCGAAGAACAAGGCCGCTCATGTGAAGGCTTCGTTGAAGAACAAGGCTGCTGAG GATTATGGGTGCATCCACCACCCTAACCTAGAATTGAATGACCTTGACGAACTGGAAGCTCATAACGAAAGTTGTCATCGACCTTTGAAGCAAAAATGTAGGCTTTGCTGCAATGTGTTCCGGGATAAGAGGCAGCTCAGCAACCACCAACTCAGTAACCATGGAGGAAAGGAGTTCATATGCATCAACTGTGACAAAAAATTCAAGTCAGAGCTGGCATTCCGAGGCCATAACTAA